In Chthoniobacterales bacterium, the DNA window CGTAGTAGGCGTCTGCGGGAAAATCGCCACGGATGATTGTCTGGGCAAAAGCAGTATCGCGGAAGAGATCGTCGTCGTAGGGCCAGGCGAGATCGTAAGTCGCCAGCCATGCCGGCCGGAAAGCAATCGCTAGCAACAGGAGAAGCACGCAAAGGCAACCGAGCGCGGGCAAGACGCGAGCCGTCGAGAACCGAGACTGCACTGTGCGCTCAGAGTCGTCCGGCATGATCTCAAGCGGGAGCGGTTTTGTCAGTTCGTTCTGGGTGCCTTCCCGTCGTGGCTGCGCCCAAAATAATATCCACAGCTTCGGCGAGATCGCGGGCAATCCAATCCGCGCCGCAGTTCGTTTCGCCTGCGCCATATCCAGTCTGGACCAGGATCGTCCGCACACTGGCATTTCGGCCGCAACCGATGTCGCTCGCCTTATCGCCGATCAGGAAGGACCGCCGCAAATTGAGGCGGTGATCGCGTTGCGCTTCGAAAATCATTCCCGGTCCTGGCTTGCGCCGGATGGAATCGGTGCTGGGCAAATCGGGACAATAATAGCTGGCGTCGATCAAGCCGTCGCCGATTTGGCGGTTAAACTCCGCCTCCACTTTCCCGTAATCCGCTTCCGTAAAATAGCCGCGCCCAATCCCGCTTTGGTTGGTGACAACGACCAGTTTGAACCCGGCCTCCTTCAGCCGGCGCAGCGCAGCGGAGGCCTGCGGGAATACCTCCACGTTGTTCGGATCACCGCAGTAGTCGACATCGCGCATGAGGGTCCCGTCACGATCCAGGAACACAGCCGGCCAGGCCTCGCTAGACGAGCCGGTCATTCTGAAAGCTGGCGATGAGTTCGTCCCGCGTCGCCGTCGCCGTTCCCAGTTTTCCCACGACGACGGCGCTGGCGTGATTTGCGATTTCAGCGGCTTCGTCCGGCGTGGCGTCGCAGCAGAGGGCGAGGGTGAAGAGAGCAATGGCCGTGTCGCCCGCGCCGGAAACGTCGAAAACCTGCCGCGCCTTGGTGGGAATGTGGCGCGGCTTTTTGCCACGTTGAAAAAGCATCATGCCCTGCTCGCCGAGAGTAATCAGCAAAAGTTTCGTCCCCCATTTCTCGAGCAGAATTTCGCCGGCTCTCAAAAGTCTCGTGTCTTTTCCCGGCGGATCGATCGGCTCGCTCCAGGGAAGGCCCGCGGCCAGAAAAGCCTCGTTCCGGTTCGGCTTCACCGCCGTCACGTCTTTCCAATCGATCGGGTGGTGCGGATTTGGATCCCCGGCCACGATCTTGCCCGCCGCCTTCGCGTCGTTGCAGATTTGGCGGACGAGGTCTGCGCTCAAAAAACCCTTGCCGTAGTCCTCGAAAATGACGGCATCGGTCCGGGCGAGCCGGCGCCGGACGTTCCGGACGATCCGCGAGACGTGGGCTGGGGAAGGGGAGCGAAGCTGCTCGCGATCCACCCGGACGATCTGCTGGTTCCGGGCAATAATGCGCGTCTTTACGATCGTCGGGAAGCCAGCTTCCTGGATGGCATCGGCCATATCGATCTTTTGGGCGGCCAAAAGCTCCCGCAGTTGGGCGCCGCCGCGATCTGTCCCGACCAGCCCGACGACCGCCGCTTCCTTAACAAATTCGCGCAAATTGCGCGCGACGTTGGCAGCCCCGCCGGGATAAAAGCTTTCGCCGGTGACCTGCACCACCGGCACCGGCGCTTCCGGGGAAATGCGGCCCACTTTGCCCCAGACGAATTCGTCCAGCATCAGGTCGCCGAGGACGAGAATTCGCTTCCCTTTAGCCAGCGCCAGGATTTCCGTCAGGCGGGTAACGTTCATGACCGCAAAACGGAGCCGAGAAAAAGAAGTCGGGGCGAATGCCGCCAGCGGGCGGGGTTGATGCGATTCAGAATCAAAATTTTGAAAGGGTAAATTTGTGCGGGATGGACTTCTGCCTAGAGTTATCCATTAATTCCTGAATACGAAGGCGAAATCAACAGTCGAAGCTTGCCGATGATCCCATTCGCTAAAATTTCAAAACTCACATTTGTCCTCGCAGCCGGGTTGCCGCTTTTGGCCGGCGGCGCAGAGACTTCCAAGCGCGAGACTCCAAAGCACGTCGATATCAAGGAGCTCTCCAAGAAGGTTGACGATGTCGTCGTGCCGTTGCCGAACGAGGTGTTCGGCGCCCTAAACAAGCTGGGCGGCGTCAATTGGCGCGAATACGTCCGGAACGACAAAGGCAGTAATTTTACTGAGCGCCCGCGGATTGCCCTTTTGCTGGGCGCGGTCATCGCGGACGGCTTTATCGCCGTGCAGGCGGAGGACGCCCCGACCGTGAAGGAAATCGGCCAGCGCGTGCTCAGCCTCGCCAAGGGAATCGGGGTCGGCAACTCGATCACGCCGCACGCCAAAGCGATCACGGAAGCGGCGGACAAGCGAAATTGGACCAGCGTGCGCCAGGAGTTGGACCGCACCCAAAACAGCGTCCAAACGGCGATGAATGAGGTGCATGATGAAAAACTGTCCCAGTTGGTCAGCCTCGGCGGCTGGCTCCGCGGCACGGAGGTTTTAACCGCGGTGGTGAACCGGCGCTATTCCGAAGAGGGTTCAGAGCTGTTGCATCAGCCGGATTTGCTCGCCTACTTCGAAACCAAACTCCAGGCGATGCCCGAGTTTAACCTGAAACTCCTTCAGGATATCCACAAGGCCCTGGTGGAAGTGAAACCGCTCATCGACGTCGGCGACGCCCACATTTCTCCCGCTTCGGTGAAGAAGATCAATGAAATCACCACCCAGCTGGGTGATAGCATCACGAAGAAAAGCCCCTAGCTCCCCATGATCGAATTCCTCAAAACCACCTGGCGCACGAGCTTCCTGCTGGCTTTTGTTTTGGCGGCGACGCCGGTCCTGCGCGCCTCGGTCGACGACGCGCAATCGTTCGCCCTCCAGGCGGCGGAACCATACGTCAAGGAGGGCTTCCAGGTCCGCGAGGATTACTGGGGCGGCGACCTCGGGGTGAGCGAGAAGAAGGCGGTGCGCCAACAGTTGTTCAAAGGAAACGAATACTGGTTCTGGCTCGGCACGGAAGTGGAGGCCGCGAAAGTTTCCGTCCACGTTTACGATTCAGAGGGCAAGCTCGCCGAACAACCGGACAGCTGGCAGAAGGGCCACTTCGCGGCGGCCCATATCACCCCCAAGAATACCGGCAGCTATTTCATCATCGTCGAAATCGAGCAGTCGCCGGAAGAACGGACCCATTGGGCGCTTGTTTACGGATTCCGCTAACCAACTCGCGGCTGGCCCAGGCCGGTTGAAGTGCGGTTTGACACTGCTGCCCCGGGCGTTATCATCAGCGCCCCCGGATTCGTGAAATGACAGAAACGCGCACGCTGCAGTTCGATAGCGCACGGTCTGTGCAATCGCTCTACGCCAACGACCTCAAGCTTTTAAAGACGCTCGAGGA includes these proteins:
- a CDS encoding HAD family hydrolase, yielding MTGSSSEAWPAVFLDRDGTLMRDVDYCGDPNNVEVFPQASAALRRLKEAGFKLVVVTNQSGIGRGYFTEADYGKVEAEFNRQIGDGLIDASYYCPDLPSTDSIRRKPGPGMIFEAQRDHRLNLRRSFLIGDKASDIGCGRNASVRTILVQTGYGAGETNCGADWIARDLAEAVDIILGAATTGRHPERTDKTAPA
- a CDS encoding PfkB family carbohydrate kinase; its protein translation is MNVTRLTEILALAKGKRILVLGDLMLDEFVWGKVGRISPEAPVPVVQVTGESFYPGGAANVARNLREFVKEAAVVGLVGTDRGGAQLRELLAAQKIDMADAIQEAGFPTIVKTRIIARNQQIVRVDREQLRSPSPAHVSRIVRNVRRRLARTDAVIFEDYGKGFLSADLVRQICNDAKAAGKIVAGDPNPHHPIDWKDVTAVKPNRNEAFLAAGLPWSEPIDPPGKDTRLLRAGEILLEKWGTKLLLITLGEQGMMLFQRGKKPRHIPTKARQVFDVSGAGDTAIALFTLALCCDATPDEAAEIANHASAVVVGKLGTATATRDELIASFQNDRLV